Proteins encoded within one genomic window of Caldanaerobius fijiensis DSM 17918:
- the pta gene encoding phosphate acetyltransferase, with protein MDVIGNIIEKAKSNIKKIVLAEGSEARNLKAAEIALKERIADIVLLGNEAEIKAAAKGLNISGAEIIDPANSPKSEEYAQAFYELRKHKGMTIEKAREIVKDPMYYGCMMVKEDDADGLVSGAIHATADLLRPAFQIIKTAPGVSVVSSSFIMIVPNCNLGADGVLLYSDCGVIPNPTAEELASIAIAAARTMKTLVGVEPIVAMLSFSTKGSAEHELVDKVRKATELAKKIAPDLQIDGELQADAALVPEVAELKAPGSKVAGHANVLIFPDLQAGNIGYKLTQRLAKAEAIGPLLQGLAKPVNDLSRGCSPEDIVAEIAITSVEAQGN; from the coding sequence ATGGATGTTATTGGCAATATTATTGAGAAAGCCAAGAGCAACATTAAAAAAATCGTTCTGGCAGAAGGTTCAGAGGCCAGAAATTTGAAGGCTGCTGAGATTGCTTTAAAAGAAAGGATTGCTGACATCGTATTATTAGGGAACGAAGCGGAAATAAAAGCTGCTGCGAAAGGATTAAATATATCGGGGGCAGAGATAATTGATCCTGCTAATTCCCCCAAGAGTGAGGAGTATGCCCAGGCATTTTATGAGCTTAGAAAACACAAAGGCATGACTATTGAAAAAGCCAGGGAAATCGTAAAAGATCCAATGTATTATGGTTGTATGATGGTAAAAGAAGACGATGCTGATGGATTAGTGTCAGGTGCTATACACGCTACAGCTGATCTGTTAAGGCCGGCATTTCAAATCATAAAGACAGCACCGGGTGTATCTGTTGTGTCCAGCTCCTTTATAATGATTGTTCCTAATTGTAATCTGGGAGCTGATGGTGTCTTGCTGTACTCTGATTGCGGTGTTATACCTAATCCTACAGCCGAGGAATTGGCATCTATTGCTATAGCTGCAGCACGTACTATGAAGACCCTTGTAGGAGTAGAACCGATTGTGGCAATGCTCTCTTTTTCTACAAAGGGAAGTGCTGAACACGAATTGGTTGATAAGGTTAGAAAAGCAACAGAATTGGCTAAAAAAATAGCTCCGGATCTACAAATTGACGGTGAATTACAGGCTGATGCAGCACTGGTGCCGGAGGTTGCAGAGTTAAAAGCTCCAGGGAGCAAGGTTGCGGGACATGCCAATGTGCTCATATTCCCGGATTTACAGGCTGGCAATATAGGGTACAAGCTTACTCAAAGGTTGGCTAAAGCTGAAGCCATAGGCCCGCTTTTGCAAGGTTTGGCGAAGCCTGTAAATGATTTATCAAGGGGTTGCAGCCCTGAGGATATAGTAGCTGAAATTGCTATAACTTCTGTTGAAGCACAGGGTAATTAA